The Deltaproteobacteria bacterium region ATGTTTCACGGGCTTTACGGCTAGATGCTGATAAAACTTCGACAAATTTTTCAGCACTTAAAGTACGAAGAATAGCTGAATATTCAGGCATAATACTCTCTTTAAATAGGGACACCACCAAGTAAAAATTAGTTTTGCTAAAGGTGATTTATATATTGGAGGTGTTAATAAATTAGCAAGCTGCTTAGATCACGAATTCGTAATCTTTTTCGCGTGTTAGCACTAACGTGCATGGAGCTTTTTCAACCACCTTTTTAAAGTGTTTGTTATTTGGTTTGCCCATTACAATCATGTCAGCCCCAATACCGCTAGCAATACGTAATACTTCAATAGCAGAATTTCCGTGCGATGTACGTCGATAAACTTCATCAACTGAATGGTTAATTCCTTGTTTATTAAGGCGTTCTACAGATTGTAATACCGCTTGTTTCATACGAGCCATATGCTCAACGTTAAGACGATCTAACTCACGGTAGTCAGTAATTTTTTCTTCAAGCGCATGAAAAACATAGACATCTGCATTGGCTATACGGCTATACATAAGGGCAAAATCTAGGGCCAACTCTGATTTTTTGCTGAAACTGGTTGGAACCACGATTTTTAATTTTGGTTTGTTTTCAGCGTTCATCTCCATGCTCTCCATGCTGTCTCCTTACCAGAAACGCTACCGTATCACGAGCACAATTCTGGCAATAGCCATAGCGATCACGAAGCGTATTTAACATTACAGCGGATTGTTCAATTTCTTTAGCACTTAAATCAGCAATATCCGATTCTGTGTATTTGAGGAAATTTTCGTACATTTTTTTTAAAACTTTATGTTTTTTAGTATAAAAGTCCTCTCGTAGATTTTCTATGTAACTACCGAATATTTCTGTGTAATTTGGTTTTTTATCCGGAAATTCAAGCGAGCGTGCGCCAATAGTACCGATGACTGCACGACGAAAATCATCAGAGGCTTCACCCGAAGCCATTAATACTTTCTCAATCTCACTCATAAAGTTTTCGTCAGGATCGCGCAATTCCCCTGAAATAGGGTCATTCATTTTTTCATGTTTTACCCAATGTGAAACATGAGAAACATAGCGACTAAAGAGATCATGATAGCTTTGCTCAGTAGCAATACCTGTCGATTCACGCACTTCATCATCTATCCAAGAAGTATAAATTTTTTCTGTTTCACGCAAAAATGCAACATGGTCATGATAACCATTAATCGCATCTTGCCTTAAAAATTCGTATACTGATTTTGCCTGTAATAATTCATTTATATTTGCAAACACAGCTAATGGGTTAAGGCATTGATAACCTTCATGATAAGCGGCATTAAGCAATATTGAACGGATTTCACGCGCACTAGCACCATAGCGACCTTCATATTTTGGATATGAGTATGATTCTTTAAAAATATCAGCTATATGATGACGTAACTCTTTTGCTTGTCGAGTAGTTAAGCGAGAAGGTGTTTTACCATTATCGTAGAGTCTAAGTTTTTCGATTGGAGTTAAAGAATCAATTACGTCAACTAGATCGCTTGGGTAAAGCGATTTATCAGCACGACGCATCCGTGATAATACCGCCCACAATGAAGCAACACTAATAGTGTGCGGAGCAATATGACGTCCTACAATACGTGAAGTAATTTGATTCTTATAAATATCTACTTCATTTGAATAACGTAGCAAATATGGAACTTTTACTAATTCAATACGAGCTTTAAACGATGGAAAATCGGGGTGTTCTTTAAAGGCATCAAGATAAGTTTCATTTGTTGAAGCTAAAAAAACTATGTCTAAGTGTATTAAAAATGAATCCATTGACACAGTTGAGGTCTCAATGGTGCTTAGCAGGTATTTAAAAGCATCTACTGGGCGTTTGAGCAAATCGCTATATTCAAGTACCCCTCGATTAGCATCTACTAATGGTCCAGTAGGGGTAAAAAGCGAGGTATGCTGTAAAGCTTTTGGTAAAGAAGCCAGTGAATGATCAGCGGTTACTTGTTGTATATGCGCATCTACCGAAAGCTGTGGTTCAATTGTTGCGGCGGCTCGCCGATAGCGACGTGAGACATAGAATCGTTCAATTTGGATGTGTTTCAGAACCTTAGCAACATCACCATCATAACTTGATAATAAAGCATCGTAGATACGTCGGCATTTGTAGCATAAGTCACCTAAGCGCAGATACTCATTAGCCAGGTGTTGGCTGTTTTCAGAGCCATCGATATTTTCAGCTTGGTTTGGCAGCAAGTGCGAAAGCAGATTTAGTCTTTGGCTTTGTGGTAAAAGAAATAGGGGATGGTCATGCAAGTCACAAGGAATTCTTGCATCCATGTCAGAATTTGAAAGATGCGCATAAGTGTTATTGCTCAAATGCGCTTTCTGTTCGTTACCAAACCCTATACGATCAGTTGCAGCCAAACGTTCGGTTGGAAATATCCAGTTAAAACTATATAAAGCTCCTTCAGGTAATCGGCTGTAAGCTTCCATACCAGCCATAATGCAGCGAACTATTGAGCTTTTGGCACTACCATTAGGGCCGTGCAAGAGAATGAGTTTATTGATTTTTCCTTCACGTGCGAAGTTACATAGAATGCGAAAAAGTTGTTCTTGCACACGTTCATGACCAGCGACCCTTCCATCCCCATCAGTAAAAGGTGCGTCAAACAGGTTATATCTTGTCACCCGGCCAGTTGGTAATTTTAGAACTTGCTGGCCAAAATGTTTGAACATATCAACGATATACTGAGCAGAGCACCTTAAATGTCGCTCGGGCTTTGTAAATAGCATATCGAAATATTCATTAAATGAGAGAATGGTACGGTCAGCGATAAAAGAGTCGTGAACTTTTTCGAAAATATTATTGAGCAATTTGTCTTCTTTTTGATTATTTTTGCTCATAGTGATCCATGCAATCCTTTTTATAATTTCGTTTTATTCATTACTCAGCATACAATTAGCGCTAACATGCAAACGTTTTTTTATTATTTGTTCAACGGGCTTTAGATCTTCATTTAATATACATTCAGCATTATTAACTATGATATTAATAGGATCTTTAGTTAATTCAATATGTGGTTCCCAAGAGTCATCTGCTTTCATAAGCGCCATGGCTAAATGTAAAATAGCACCTACGGTTTTGGCGGCTTGATTATCTATTTTGTTTATTTTTCCTAAACGAATGTCGAGCTGTAACGCGTATTTAATAGCAAATGCAGCAACTTTGCGAGATTTTTCATTAAGATCGAGTTCATGGCTACTGATAATTTGCTTAATAGCCGCCAAAGCAGTGTGCTTGCGATCATGCAAACCCGAATCGTTAAGAAGATAAGCAGCAGTTTCAAGTGGAGCTAATGCTGGCGGCCATAAACCATGTAAAGCTGCAAGTAATTCGAAAATTCGTCTTGCAATTCGAGCTCGACGTTCAGGCATATTGAGATCAAAACTTGACGTTTGGAGTAATTGGCGAGCATTAGTATGGTGATAATCTTCATTTACTAAGGTAAAAAGTAATGATTCACGTATGCCGGTGCCAGGCACTAATATTGTTTTTAGTTGGTAAATCTCTATAAGAGATAAGATTACTAAGGCAGCCGGTAATATGACATCACCACGATCTTTACGCAGATTATATTTATGCGATCTTTGATCAGGAGTAATTTTGCCGAGTTGCCGTATCAAGTTGCTTAACAATTGGGGATCGATTGCAGGTACATTACTGTTAACAACTGGAGCCAAGCGAGCAAGTGCATCAAGATTACCTCCAGTACCTATTGCTAAACTCGTTTGGCAAACATCATTTAAGTTTTTAGCTATTTCATCGCGTAAAGCGCAAAATATTTCTTTTATTTGCCAGTCTTTTTGAGTTTCTTGAAGGCAAGGATAACGTTGCAATAATTTAAGTGTACCCCAAGGAATTGAAATACCATTACGGGTAGTGGTCCACTCAAGTTCAAGACTACCACCACCTAGATCAATAAGTAGGCAATTCGAACTAATGGTTCCTAATGCGCGCATTAAAGTAAGGCGCATAATGCGCCCTTCTTCTGCGCCGGTAATAATTTCTAATGAAATGCCAGTGGTTTGTTTAATTTTTTGCACTATTTCAGAAGCATTTTGAGCCTCACGCCAAGCACTAGTTGCAACGGCTCGGTAACGCGATACTTTTAATCGTGAAATTTTTTTGGCGATATCATTGAATATATTAAGTAGCTTATTTATTTGGGTCGGATTAATTTTGTTATGTTTAAATACTTCACTACCCAGGCGTAAAGGGTAGCGTTTATTGAATTTACGTAAAAGAACACCAGTTGGTCCCACATGAATGATTGCTAAACGAATAGCATTTGAACCAGCATCAATGGCTGCAACTGTTTGCATGAATGTAACTTTGCCAAAGTAAATGGGGGGAGGTCAAAAATCTTAAAGAAAATGAAAAATATACTAGGGACACCCCTTATTAGGCGCTCTTAACTTCAGACTTTTTGTTTTCGAAAA contains the following coding sequences:
- a CDS encoding universal stress protein → MNAENKPKLKIVVPTSFSKKSELALDFALMYSRIANADVYVFHALEEKITDYRELDRLNVEHMARMKQAVLQSVERLNKQGINHSVDEVYRRTSHGNSAIEVLRIASGIGADMIVMGKPNNKHFKKVVEKAPCTLVLTREKDYEFVI
- a CDS encoding serine protein kinase PrkA, whose amino-acid sequence is MSKNNQKEDKLLNNIFEKVHDSFIADRTILSFNEYFDMLFTKPERHLRCSAQYIVDMFKHFGQQVLKLPTGRVTRYNLFDAPFTDGDGRVAGHERVQEQLFRILCNFAREGKINKLILLHGPNGSAKSSIVRCIMAGMEAYSRLPEGALYSFNWIFPTERLAATDRIGFGNEQKAHLSNNTYAHLSNSDMDARIPCDLHDHPLFLLPQSQRLNLLSHLLPNQAENIDGSENSQHLANEYLRLGDLCYKCRRIYDALLSSYDGDVAKVLKHIQIERFYVSRRYRRAAATIEPQLSVDAHIQQVTADHSLASLPKALQHTSLFTPTGPLVDANRGVLEYSDLLKRPVDAFKYLLSTIETSTVSMDSFLIHLDIVFLASTNETYLDAFKEHPDFPSFKARIELVKVPYLLRYSNEVDIYKNQITSRIVGRHIAPHTISVASLWAVLSRMRRADKSLYPSDLVDVIDSLTPIEKLRLYDNGKTPSRLTTRQAKELRHHIADIFKESYSYPKYEGRYGASAREIRSILLNAAYHEGYQCLNPLAVFANINELLQAKSVYEFLRQDAINGYHDHVAFLRETEKIYTSWIDDEVRESTGIATEQSYHDLFSRYVSHVSHWVKHEKMNDPISGELRDPDENFMSEIEKVLMASGEASDDFRRAVIGTIGARSLEFPDKKPNYTEIFGSYIENLREDFYTKKHKVLKKMYENFLKYTESDIADLSAKEIEQSAVMLNTLRDRYGYCQNCARDTVAFLVRRQHGEHGDER